One part of the Pseudemcibacter aquimaris genome encodes these proteins:
- a CDS encoding DUF3817 domain-containing protein, translating to MIKLLIKDPVYRLRMLAVLEGFSLIFLLFVSMPMKYYLGFATFSFYVGAIHGGLFVIYVILSLEVLIRRRYSFFGFLRTFIASSVPFGTFLNDKWLKKHQFDFAAA from the coding sequence ATGATTAAATTATTGATTAAAGACCCTGTTTATCGCCTAAGAATGCTTGCTGTACTCGAAGGATTTTCACTTATATTCCTATTATTCGTATCAATGCCGATGAAATATTATCTTGGTTTTGCAACATTCAGTTTTTATGTGGGTGCAATTCATGGCGGCCTATTCGTAATTTATGTCATCTTATCACTTGAAGTATTAATCCGTCGCCGTTATTCATTTTTTGGCTTTCTGCGCACATTCATTGCTTCAAGTGTTCCTTTTGGTACGTTCTTAAACGATAAATGGCTTAAAAAACATCAATTTGATTTTGCCGCTGCTTGA